The Dehalococcoidales bacterium genome segment ATAAGACAGTCGCTTTTTCTATCCCGCAGATATTACAAGCATGGTCACGGCAATCCGCCGTTTCTTTTTCTTCAATTGCTCGTTTATATTCGCGTTTCAAGAAATTAAGCGAAACGCCGGTATCGATATGTCCCCAGGGTAAAGGTTCGTCCGGCAAACGTTCCCTGTGCGTATAAAAATACGGATCGATTCCCTCTTTACGGAAGGCGTCCATCCAAACATCAAATTTAAAGTGTTCCCCCCACCCATCAAAACAAGCCCCCATTTGCCAAGCGCTATAAATTACTTTCCCCAGCCTGCGGTCCCCGCGCGAGATAATCGCTTCAAGAAAGCTGCGAGAGTAATCCTGCCAAGAGGGGGTTACGTCTTTTCTTTGTAAATTGTTTCTTAAAATGTTTTGCTTGTGCCTGATGTTTTCTTCACTGTCCATGGCAATCCACTGAAAAGGGGTGTGCGGTTTGGGCACAAAAGTCGATAAACTGAGCCGAACGTGCGGTTTTCTGCCGGGAATGTTTTTGCCGATTGCGCGGATTTTTTCGACCATTTCAATAATGCCGTTAATATCCTCGTCTGTTTCAGTCGGTAACCCCAGCATAAAGTAGAGCTTTAGGCTTTTCCAACCCTTTTCGAAAGCGGCGGTAACCGTATCAAAAATTTGTTGTTCGGGGATGCATTTATTAATTACGCGTTGCAATCTCTGGCTGCCGGCTTCGGGGGCAAAGGTGAGCCCCGATTTCCTTTCGGTGGGTAGCGAATCAATTAACTTTACCGAATCAACCATCATTCTGAGGCTGGGAAGCGATAAGGAGATATTTTTTTGTCCGTACTCGGCAACAATTTTACTTACCAGTTCATCAATGCCGTGATAATCGCTGGTGCTTAAAGACACAAGAGAGATTTCATCATAGCCTGTGTTATCGATAATTTCTCCGGCAGCGGCTATAACTTCGTCATGCGAGCGCTGGCGTACCGGCCGATAGGTCATTCCGGCATGACAAAAACGACAACCGCGGGTGCAGCCGCGGCTGATTTCTATCGCACAGCGGTCGTGGGTGGCGGCAATAAAAGGAACTATCGGGCGCGTTCCCGTCGGCGGTAATTTTGAGACGATTTGTCTTTTTATTATCGGTGCGGCTTCGGGTGTTGTGGGGGTGATAGATTTAAACATCCCGCTGTCGTCATACTCGATAACATACAAACTCGGAACGTATACGCCGGGGATGGTTGCCAACCGCTTTAATTTATCGGTTCGCGACAGATTATTTTTGAGAGATTTAAACTCCCTTAAACAATCCACCAATGTCGGAAGAACATCTTCGGCGTCGCCGATAACAAAAAAATCAAAAAAATCAGCCAGCGGTTCGGGGTTTAGTGCACAGTTCCCGCCGCCAACCACCAGCGGATGTTCATCTTTTCTGTCACAAGTCATTACAGGAATATCGGCAAGGCTAAGCATATCCAGAATATTGGTGTACGATAGCTCATAACCAAGCGAAAAGCCGATTAAATCAAATTCGTTTAAAGCACGGCCGCTTTCGAGGCTTTGTAAGGGGATGTCGGCTGTTTTGAGGGCGTTTGCCATATCAACCCACGGAGTAAAGACCCTTTCGGCAAGCACATCCGGATAGGCGTTTAAAATATCGTAGAGAATCGGTACGGCCATGTTCGACATTCCGATTTCGTAGATATCGGGATAACTTAAAACGATCTTAATATCCGTATTAAGCCAATCTTTAACGATACTGTTCCATTCGCCGCCGGTATAGCGGGCAGGTTTGGAAACGTTGTATAAAATATTGTCGGGATAAGCCAAAACAATCCTCCAAAGCACTTATTATACGTGGAATCCGAGGTAAGGTGCAATCTTGCAGTAGGGATAGTCGATAATACTCCAAATAGTGACAGAACTCTAGGTTACCTCTTTTCATCGTGATTTCCTTCATCCGTATACCTGCTAAAGGGCGTCGCTGCCAACAGCCCCTTTTTATTTTGACCTTTATTAAAAACAGATTTACAATAACAATAGCACCTTTAAGGAGGACAATATGGAAAACTTATGGGCGCCGTGGCGCATGGAATATATTAAAAAAGTAGATACGCAAGACTGCGTTTTTTGTACAATGCCCCCGGAAGATTGCGATGTTAAAAATTACATATTGCATCGCGGAAAACACAACTTTGTAATCCTAAATTGTTACCCCTATAACCCCGGGCACCTGATGGTGGTTCCATTCCGTCACTTATGTGCGCTTGAAGACCTCACAACCGAAGAAATGACAGAACATTACGAGTTGGTGAGCAGGTGCATTACCGCTTTAAAAAAGGCTTCCAATCCCGATGGTTTCAATGTCGGCATGAACTTGGGGAGGGTTGCCGGAGCCGGTATCGACAAGCACATCCACACTCATATTGTCCCCCGTTGGAGCGGAGATAACAATTTTATGCCGGTGGTGGCCGATATCCGTGTGGTTAACGAGTCGTTGGGGGCTTCCTATCAAAAAC includes the following:
- a CDS encoding TIGR03960 family B12-binding radical SAM protein; this translates as MAYPDNILYNVSKPARYTGGEWNSIVKDWLNTDIKIVLSYPDIYEIGMSNMAVPILYDILNAYPDVLAERVFTPWVDMANALKTADIPLQSLESGRALNEFDLIGFSLGYELSYTNILDMLSLADIPVMTCDRKDEHPLVVGGGNCALNPEPLADFFDFFVIGDAEDVLPTLVDCLREFKSLKNNLSRTDKLKRLATIPGVYVPSLYVIEYDDSGMFKSITPTTPEAAPIIKRQIVSKLPPTGTRPIVPFIAATHDRCAIEISRGCTRGCRFCHAGMTYRPVRQRSHDEVIAAAGEIIDNTGYDEISLVSLSTSDYHGIDELVSKIVAEYGQKNISLSLPSLRMMVDSVKLIDSLPTERKSGLTFAPEAGSQRLQRVINKCIPEQQIFDTVTAAFEKGWKSLKLYFMLGLPTETDEDINGIIEMVEKIRAIGKNIPGRKPHVRLSLSTFVPKPHTPFQWIAMDSEENIRHKQNILRNNLQRKDVTPSWQDYSRSFLEAIISRGDRRLGKVIYSAWQMGACFDGWGEHFKFDVWMDAFRKEGIDPYFYTHRERLPDEPLPWGHIDTGVSLNFLKREYKRAIEEKETADCRDHACNICGIEKATVLCDHKFNRKNN
- a CDS encoding HIT domain-containing protein, which translates into the protein MENLWAPWRMEYIKKVDTQDCVFCTMPPEDCDVKNYILHRGKHNFVILNCYPYNPGHLMVVPFRHLCALEDLTTEEMTEHYELVSRCITALKKASNPDGFNVGMNLGRVAGAGIDKHIHTHIVPRWSGDNNFMPVVADIRVVNESLGASYQKLKDCF